Part of the Natronogracilivirga saccharolytica genome is shown below.
ATATCTCCGGCACGTTTCCGGACGCCGCCGCGCAGCTGATCCGTTCACGGCTGAAGCTATCATCAGGCAGTATGGTCCTCGACGGGGAGTTGTGCGTTTTCAAAGACGGGCAGATTCAACCCTTCCGGCAGCTTCAAAAGCGAATGGGCGTAAAAAAGCCGGGTGCAAAACTGCTGGATGAGCATCCGGTGGTCTTCATCGCCTATGACCTGCTGTTTCTGGATAATGATCCGGTCCTGGAACTGCCCCTGCCGGAGCGCAGAACCCGTCTGGAAACACTGTGCGGCCGGACAGGCATTCCATTTTCGCGTCAGATACCGGTCTCATCCGGGCAGGACATTGAAAGGCTGTTCCGCAAGGCCATTGAAAACGGAAACGAAGGACTGATGCTCAAACACCGCAAAAGCCGCTACGAATACGGCCAGCGCAACAAGTCCTGGCTTAAAGTAAAGGAGCCCCGCGGGACGCTGGACACGGTGATCATGTATGCCCATGCCGGCAGCGGAAAACGCGGAGGCACCTACTCCGATTTTACCCTTGGAATTCGCGTGGCTGATGATGAGCGCTATGAAGAGGAGTTTATCCCCATAGGAAAAGCATACAGCGGTTACACCGATGCCGAGCTGAAAAAACTCAACAGCCGCATCCGCGAACTGGCCGTCGAGCGGTTCGGCCCCACACTCTCCCTGAAACCGGGAATCATTGTTGAAGTCGAGTTTGACGATATTCAGATAAACAAACGCACCAAGGCCGGATATACGCTGCGCCTGCCCCGTTTCAAAGCCATTCGCTGGGATCTTTCACCTGCTGACACTGACACCCTTGCCGATGTCGAACACCGCTATCAGAAACGGGCCGGAAAAACGGGAGACAAAACCTCCGGATCTCCTGCGGTCCACTGGCCGGATATCGAAAGCTCATGACCGCTGAAAAATCTCTGCTTGCCGGATACCAACAACCCGTGACCGCGTAAAAAGCCCGGCTGAGCGGATACCATCACCTAACCGCGAGGAGATAATGGCAGACGCTCAAACTTGTGTCACTCCCAGGCGGATGCGCCCTGCCGGGCGCACATAAAAAAACCGGCACTCCGGGAAGATCCGGAATGCCGGTTTGGAATATGAGTAAGCTGATTGTCCCGGATTAACTCCGGAACAGGCAGTTCTCAGGCGGGGCGGTTTAGAAGCCCATGCCTCCGCCCATGCCACCCATGCCGCCCATGTCGGGAGCGCCTCCGCCGGCACCTTTGTCATCATCATCGGAAGGCTTCTCCGTGACAACGGCTTCGGTGGTCAGCATCAGTCCGGCAACGGACGCGGCATTTTCAAGCGCCGTGCGGGCAACTTTGGTCGGATCAATCACACCTGCTTTGATCAGGTCTTCATAGACCTCGGTGCGGGCATTGTATCCGAATCCGTCTTTGCCTTCTTTCACCTTCTGAACGACGATGGAGCCTTCGGCACCGGCGTTGCTGGCGATGATCCGCATCGGTGATTCAAGTGCCCTGCGGACGATATCAAAACCGACCTCCTGATCCTGATTCTCGCCTTTCAGGTTCTCGAGAGCTCCCAGAACCCGGAGGAATGCAACACCGCCGCCTGCTACGATGCCTTCTTCAACAGCCGCGCGGGTAGCATGCAGTGCATCTTCCACACGTGCTTTTTTCTCTTTCATCTCAACTTCGGAAGCAGCACCGATGTACAGAACCGCAACTCCGCCGCTCAGCTT
Proteins encoded:
- a CDS encoding ATP-dependent DNA ligase; translated protein: MTDSGRTYHGHKPASEPCGNGPRSRDNSFERFCRVLLEIMRTRSGRRKIALFSDYLSSLGDEDDIDRAVRFVGEGAFSTISGRRASVGHRTVALTAASFCDVDYDKVFRPCRTATGSASETIEKLMANLPAAIEKRQPAGITLAELEQIFGSLAGAGRREEKQRLLTDAWKRMSPPEIRFMIRIMSQGSLRIGFELRSILSAIARACGTDADEVRRVHMLSGSIGHAALLAFRNDLSSASFQMYQPVAFMLASPLESRSLSKPEDYVAEEKFDGMRAQAHIGPDKAMLFSRDLNDISGTFPDAAAQLIRSRLKLSSGSMVLDGELCVFKDGQIQPFRQLQKRMGVKKPGAKLLDEHPVVFIAYDLLFLDNDPVLELPLPERRTRLETLCGRTGIPFSRQIPVSSGQDIERLFRKAIENGNEGLMLKHRKSRYEYGQRNKSWLKVKEPRGTLDTVIMYAHAGSGKRGGTYSDFTLGIRVADDERYEEEFIPIGKAYSGYTDAELKKLNSRIRELAVERFGPTLSLKPGIIVEVEFDDIQINKRTKAGYTLRLPRFKAIRWDLSPADTDTLADVEHRYQKRAGKTGDKTSGSPAVHWPDIESS